One window from the genome of Gimesia aquarii encodes:
- the pduL gene encoding phosphate propanoyltransferase, producing MTQLTNSISRSQIEQLVRQALGQQLGSAAAPSSAPNPLVVNISARHIHLSQEHLEVLFGKGAQLEVQKDLYQEGYFAATQTVAIVGPRRRMIPNVRVLGPCRGDTQVELAFTDTISLGLEVPIRISGDLENTPGCVLMGPKGVVELDKGVIRAARHVHMSPADCAHYGCANGDKLHLRIESNGCTTVLEDVVVRENPEVKLEVHIDTDEGNAVDLDHATSVKLFVPEGCKCKHS from the coding sequence ATGACACAGCTTACAAACTCCATATCACGTTCCCAGATTGAGCAACTGGTTCGTCAGGCCTTAGGGCAGCAACTTGGAAGTGCGGCAGCACCCTCTTCTGCTCCGAACCCGCTCGTTGTCAATATCTCTGCTCGGCACATTCACCTTTCACAAGAACACCTCGAAGTACTGTTTGGTAAAGGTGCTCAATTAGAAGTACAAAAAGACCTCTACCAGGAAGGCTACTTCGCCGCCACACAGACCGTCGCCATCGTGGGTCCACGTCGTCGCATGATTCCCAATGTGCGTGTTTTAGGCCCTTGCCGTGGTGATACCCAAGTAGAACTGGCCTTTACCGACACGATCTCGCTTGGCCTGGAAGTCCCCATTCGTATCAGTGGTGACCTGGAAAATACGCCCGGTTGTGTATTGATGGGCCCCAAAGGAGTCGTCGAACTGGATAAGGGAGTAATTCGTGCCGCACGCCACGTACATATGTCGCCCGCAGATTGTGCTCATTATGGTTGTGCCAATGGTGACAAATTGCACCTGAGGATCGAATCAAATGGCTGCACGACAGTTCTGGAAGACGTCGTCGTACGCGAAAACCCGGAAGTGAAACTGGAAGTACACATTGATACTGATGAAGGGAACGCCGTTGATCTGGATCACGCCACTTCAGTCAAGCTGTTTGTTCCTGAAGGCTGTAAATGCAAACACAGCTAA
- a CDS encoding DeoR/GlpR family DNA-binding transcription regulator, with product MSMLLDERRESILKIVENKGFVSLVDLMDSVGASESTIRRDLEYLDGIGQIRRTRGGAAYSGESLATFEDRSFMSSGQKRLIAQTVANMISPGEAVLMDGGTTTLEVARQLAGKQLQVVTNSLPIANLLVNQPNIDLMLIGGFLFPKTGVALGKTAVESLKSVNVRRLIISVGGITEDGLYNSNMLLVETEQQMFAAAEEVIVVTDSTKFGHSALAHLCPLSAVDHIVVDDGISEKWKSVIQDAGIELTVVET from the coding sequence ATGTCAATGTTGCTTGACGAAAGACGGGAAAGCATCCTAAAGATTGTTGAAAACAAGGGTTTTGTGTCCCTTGTGGATTTGATGGATTCTGTGGGTGCTTCTGAATCGACCATTCGAAGGGATTTGGAGTATCTTGACGGAATCGGTCAGATTCGACGGACCCGAGGTGGGGCCGCTTACAGTGGAGAATCATTAGCTACATTTGAAGATCGGTCTTTTATGTCCTCTGGGCAAAAAAGGCTAATCGCACAAACTGTAGCCAACATGATCTCTCCCGGAGAAGCAGTGCTTATGGATGGAGGCACAACCACTTTGGAAGTGGCCCGCCAACTGGCGGGAAAACAACTACAGGTCGTTACGAATTCACTACCGATTGCCAACTTGTTGGTCAATCAACCCAATATCGATTTGATGTTAATCGGAGGATTTCTGTTCCCCAAAACAGGCGTCGCACTAGGCAAGACAGCAGTCGAATCACTCAAGAGCGTCAATGTTCGACGTTTAATTATCAGTGTAGGCGGTATTACAGAGGATGGACTTTACAACAGCAACATGCTCTTAGTGGAAACCGAACAACAAATGTTTGCAGCTGCAGAAGAAGTCATTGTTGTCACAGACAGTACCAAATTTGGTCATTCGGCACTGGCCCATTTATGCCCCCTCAGTGCGGTGGACCACATCGTTGTTGATGATGGAATTTCAGAGAAATGGAAGTCAGTGATCCAGGATGCAGGGATCGAGTTAACGGTCGTTGAAACATAA
- a CDS encoding TolC family protein, whose amino-acid sequence MKRAIQIAVSIAIVMASGCATGPERHLSKLKSAKPGVSRALDLEEPPYVLALDDDTFSEPAKNVSQSMTRQVAHEQEIHLPVEKTESLLLPAPDGVVNEQPMMLTLETLEEMALSNNPTLVQAMAQVDAASGSAYQAGLYPNPVVGYASDQIGIAGTAGELQGGYVSQEFVTGGKLQLSRAKWSQAARIAETNRSAQYDRVLNDVRMHFYKTLAAQQLVEVQKQLVANAKDNVQTHKEMLNLGQTNTPGLLQSEINLRQNQLNLQTAENDLEQAWRNLVAMVGTPELSRTTLHGTLEPTEEKLDWESAFHHLLQNSPELVAAWEKVCHDEITVERERVQPIPNILVNVDFGHNFETDNSVAGVTAGVPLPIFDDNSGTIDQAMADLNRSRADVKRLELTLSAALADQYRNYQTNWQHIQAYQSEMLPKAKQVYELLHKSYIMRRATWPQVLMAQKNYLDLQAQYIDALLAYRETDISIRGMLLTGGLTEPQAPLSGGHIDSVPKPR is encoded by the coding sequence GTGAAACGAGCTATTCAAATTGCCGTATCAATTGCAATAGTCATGGCGAGTGGTTGTGCCACTGGACCGGAGCGTCATCTCTCAAAACTGAAGAGCGCGAAACCGGGTGTGAGCCGCGCTTTAGATCTGGAAGAGCCTCCCTATGTTCTCGCGCTAGACGATGATACTTTCTCAGAGCCTGCTAAAAACGTTTCTCAGTCAATGACACGGCAGGTAGCCCATGAGCAAGAGATTCACTTACCTGTCGAGAAAACGGAATCTCTCCTATTGCCTGCCCCTGATGGAGTTGTCAACGAACAACCTATGATGTTGACGTTGGAAACGCTGGAAGAAATGGCGTTGTCCAACAATCCTACTTTAGTCCAGGCGATGGCACAGGTTGATGCAGCCTCTGGTTCTGCTTATCAGGCAGGTCTCTATCCGAATCCCGTAGTGGGATATGCCAGTGATCAAATTGGTATTGCAGGCACTGCTGGCGAATTACAGGGTGGTTACGTTTCACAGGAGTTTGTGACGGGCGGTAAATTGCAACTGAGTCGTGCGAAATGGTCGCAGGCAGCACGGATTGCAGAAACGAATCGGTCTGCTCAATATGATCGCGTGTTGAACGACGTTCGCATGCATTTCTACAAGACACTTGCAGCACAGCAGCTTGTGGAAGTTCAAAAGCAACTGGTTGCGAATGCAAAAGATAATGTCCAGACTCATAAAGAGATGCTGAATCTCGGACAAACAAATACGCCGGGTCTTCTGCAATCAGAAATCAACTTGCGACAGAATCAACTGAACTTGCAAACGGCCGAGAATGATCTTGAGCAAGCGTGGCGAAATCTGGTTGCGATGGTAGGCACGCCTGAATTATCTCGTACTACGTTACATGGTACTCTTGAACCAACTGAAGAAAAGTTAGATTGGGAATCAGCGTTTCATCATCTTTTGCAAAATAGTCCTGAATTGGTGGCAGCCTGGGAAAAAGTTTGCCATGACGAGATCACGGTGGAGCGAGAACGAGTTCAGCCGATTCCCAATATTCTGGTCAATGTGGATTTTGGTCACAATTTTGAAACGGATAATTCTGTCGCGGGGGTGACTGCCGGTGTTCCTCTTCCCATTTTCGACGATAACAGTGGTACCATTGACCAGGCAATGGCCGATCTCAACCGATCGCGGGCGGACGTGAAGCGGCTGGAGTTAACTTTGAGTGCAGCGCTTGCTGACCAATATCGAAATTATCAAACCAACTGGCAACACATTCAAGCTTACCAGAGTGAGATGTTGCCGAAGGCCAAACAGGTTTACGAACTGTTGCATAAAAGTTATATCATGCGGCGAGCGACCTGGCCCCAGGTACTCATGGCACAAAAAAACTATCTTGATTTGCAGGCTCAGTACATTGACGCATTGTTAGCGTACCGTGAAACGGATATCTCTATTCGCGGGATGTTATTGACGGGTGGGTTAACCGAACCTCAGGCGCCGCTGAGCGGTGGTCATATCGACTCCGTTCCCAAGCCAC